The proteins below are encoded in one region of Sulfolobus sp. A20:
- a CDS encoding 30S ribosomal protein S17e → MGNIYTKDIKRIVRELYNKYKDEIKDDFSSNKQLVIRYVDVKSKKVRNRLAGYLTRYYKIMKEKETLPMAEEKLEETEEV, encoded by the coding sequence ATGGGGAATATATATACTAAAGATATAAAAAGAATAGTAAGAGAATTGTATAATAAATATAAAGATGAGATAAAGGATGATTTCAGTTCTAATAAGCAATTGGTAATTAGGTATGTTGACGTAAAATCAAAAAAAGTAAGAAATAGATTAGCTGGTTACTTGACTAGATATTATAAAATAATGAAAGAAAAAGAAACCTTGCCTATGGCTGAAGAAAAGCTAGAAGAAACTGAAGAGGTTTGA
- the fbp gene encoding fructose-1,6-bisphosphate aldolase/phosphatase, producing the protein MKTTLSVIKADIGSLAGHHVVHPDTIAVANKVLAEAKRNGLIIDYYITYVGDDLQLIMTHSRGELDSKVHETAWNAFKEAAKTAKELGLYAAGQDLLSDSFSGNLKGMGPGIAEIEFDERPSEPLAIFMADKTEPGAYNLPLYKMFADPFNTAGLVIDPTMHDGFKFEVLDVYEGESIILNTPEETYDLLALIGTPSRYIVRRVYRKSDNLQASVVSVERLNLIAGKYVGKDDPVMIVRVQHGLPALGEVLEAFTVPYLVPGWMRGSHYGPIMPVSQRDARATRFDGPPRLIGLGFNVKNGKLVGPTDLFDDPAFDEVRRTALLITDYMRRHGPFMPHRLEPQEMEYTTLPLVIEKLKNRFKKESDMYKVKPSVYSKEDSQD; encoded by the coding sequence ATGAAAACCACATTAAGTGTAATTAAGGCAGACATAGGTAGTCTTGCAGGACACCATGTAGTACACCCAGATACAATAGCTGTAGCTAATAAGGTGTTAGCTGAGGCAAAACGTAATGGATTGATCATTGACTATTATATCACCTATGTAGGAGATGATTTACAACTAATAATGACACATAGTAGAGGAGAATTGGACTCTAAAGTTCATGAAACAGCATGGAATGCCTTTAAGGAGGCTGCTAAGACTGCAAAAGAATTGGGACTTTATGCTGCCGGGCAAGATTTGCTCTCTGATTCCTTTTCTGGAAATCTTAAAGGAATGGGACCTGGTATAGCTGAGATTGAGTTTGACGAAAGACCTTCAGAACCCTTGGCAATATTTATGGCAGATAAAACTGAACCTGGAGCTTATAACCTACCTTTATATAAAATGTTTGCCGATCCATTCAATACAGCGGGGCTAGTGATAGACCCTACTATGCATGATGGGTTCAAATTTGAGGTACTTGACGTATATGAAGGTGAGTCAATTATTCTTAATACGCCAGAGGAAACTTATGATTTATTAGCATTAATAGGTACTCCCAGTAGATATATTGTTAGAAGAGTTTACAGAAAAAGTGATAATCTGCAAGCCTCTGTGGTATCTGTGGAAAGACTTAACTTAATAGCAGGTAAGTATGTAGGTAAAGATGATCCAGTAATGATTGTAAGAGTTCAGCACGGTTTACCTGCGTTAGGCGAGGTTCTGGAAGCATTTACAGTTCCTTACTTAGTTCCCGGATGGATGAGGGGTAGCCATTATGGACCTATTATGCCAGTCTCTCAAAGAGACGCTAGAGCTACGAGATTTGATGGTCCCCCAAGGCTAATAGGACTAGGTTTTAATGTTAAAAACGGCAAATTAGTTGGACCTACTGATCTATTTGATGATCCTGCATTTGACGAAGTCAGAAGAACAGCCTTATTAATAACCGATTATATGAGGAGACATGGACCCTTCATGCCTCATCGACTTGAACCTCAAGAGATGGAGTATACTACCCTACCTTTAGTTATTGAAAAACTAAAGAATAGATTTAAGAAGGAGAGCGATATGTACAAAGTGAAACCGAGCGTTTATTCAAAAGAAGACTCCCAAGATTAG
- a CDS encoding ribosome biogenesis/translation initiation ATPase RLI, whose translation MRVAVINYDYCKPDKCNLECINFCPIDRSGGKAIELAEIVKGKPVIYEETCIGCGICVKKCPYEAITIVNLPDELEGEVVHRYKINGFKLFGIPTPKNDTIIGILGKNGTGKTTILKILAGELMPNFGDPNLKLGKDEVLAKFKGKEIYNYLNKVYNNNFKVVHKIQYVEYVAKFLKGIVREVLDKVDERGKKDEVKELLNMSGFWERDVKFLSGGELQKLLVAASILREADVYIFDEPSSYLDVKERTNMAKTIKELLKNKYVIVVDHDLIVLDYLTDIIHIIYGESGVYGRVSKAYSARVGINNFLKGFLPAENMRIRKDEIKFMLKELSDLDISKDVKIKISWTDMSKALDGFKLSIEKGDAKEGEIIGILGPNGIGKTTFARILVGELKTDNGSVTPEKMVLSYKPQRILPNYDGTVQQYLESVSKDALSTSSWYFEEVIKRLRLHTLFESNVNDLSGGELQKLYVASTLAKEADLYVLDEPSSYLDVEERYIVAKAIKRVTRERKAVTFIIDHDLSIHDYIADRLIVFKGEPQKFGIATSPSTLRFGMNEFLKELDITFRRDPDTGRPRINKLGSYLDRLQKEKGEYYSMATASN comes from the coding sequence ATGAGAGTTGCTGTAATAAACTATGACTACTGCAAACCAGATAAATGCAATTTAGAGTGTATCAATTTCTGCCCAATAGATAGATCGGGTGGAAAGGCAATAGAATTAGCAGAAATAGTTAAGGGTAAACCAGTAATTTATGAGGAAACGTGTATTGGTTGCGGAATTTGTGTAAAAAAATGTCCATACGAAGCTATAACTATTGTTAACTTACCAGATGAATTAGAGGGCGAAGTAGTCCATAGATATAAAATCAATGGATTTAAACTATTTGGTATACCTACTCCAAAGAATGATACTATTATCGGAATATTAGGTAAGAATGGGACTGGAAAGACTACTATCTTAAAGATACTTGCAGGGGAGCTTATGCCTAATTTTGGTGATCCTAATTTAAAATTAGGTAAAGATGAAGTATTAGCAAAATTCAAAGGAAAAGAGATATATAATTACCTTAACAAAGTTTATAATAATAACTTTAAAGTTGTACATAAAATTCAATATGTCGAATATGTTGCTAAATTTCTAAAGGGAATTGTAAGAGAAGTGTTAGATAAGGTAGATGAAAGAGGGAAAAAAGATGAAGTAAAGGAACTATTAAATATGAGTGGGTTTTGGGAAAGAGACGTAAAGTTCCTTTCCGGTGGTGAATTACAAAAGTTATTAGTAGCAGCTTCAATATTGAGAGAAGCTGATGTCTACATTTTCGACGAACCTTCGTCATATCTAGATGTTAAAGAGAGAACTAACATGGCTAAAACAATAAAAGAACTACTTAAGAATAAATATGTTATAGTTGTAGACCACGATTTAATAGTTCTAGACTATTTAACAGATATAATTCACATAATCTATGGAGAAAGCGGAGTTTATGGCAGAGTTTCGAAGGCTTATTCGGCAAGGGTAGGAATTAATAATTTCTTAAAAGGTTTCTTACCAGCAGAAAACATGAGAATAAGAAAGGATGAAATCAAATTTATGTTGAAAGAACTTTCGGACTTAGATATCTCAAAGGATGTTAAAATAAAAATTAGTTGGACCGATATGAGTAAAGCCTTAGATGGATTTAAACTGTCAATAGAGAAAGGTGATGCAAAAGAGGGTGAAATAATTGGGATCTTAGGACCTAATGGCATCGGCAAAACAACTTTTGCAAGAATATTAGTTGGAGAACTAAAGACTGATAACGGAAGTGTAACACCAGAGAAAATGGTGTTATCCTATAAACCTCAAAGGATATTGCCAAACTACGATGGCACGGTTCAGCAGTATCTTGAATCAGTCAGTAAAGATGCTTTATCAACTTCTTCATGGTACTTTGAGGAGGTTATTAAGAGGCTTAGATTGCATACTTTATTCGAGTCTAACGTAAATGACTTAAGTGGAGGTGAACTTCAGAAGCTATATGTGGCTAGTACTTTAGCTAAGGAGGCAGATCTATATGTCCTTGATGAACCGTCGTCTTACCTTGACGTAGAGGAAAGATACATTGTAGCTAAGGCAATAAAGAGAGTAACAAGGGAAAGAAAAGCTGTCACATTCATAATAGACCATGACTTATCCATACATGACTATATAGCCGACAGATTAATAGTTTTTAAAGGTGAGCCTCAAAAATTTGGTATAGCGACATCTCCATCTACATTAAGATTTGGAATGAATGAGTTTCTTAAGGAATTAGACATAACATTTAGAAGAGATCCTGACACTGGAAGACCTAGAATAAACAAGCTCGGAAGTTATCTTGATAGGTTGCAGAAGGAGAAAGGAGAATACTATTCTATGGCAACCGCGTCTAATTAG
- the glmM gene encoding phosphoglucosamine mutase — MGKLFGTDGVRGVTNRELTLEQALRLSKAIGTYFGKGSRILVGRDVRAGGDMIMKVVEGGLLSTGVVVYDGGMAPTPTLQYAVKTLGYDGGVVVTASHNPPEYNGIKVVSPHGIEISREEENKIEDIYFNDTFNSVEWNQLINDVRREEKVIDVYIKGILSHVDVNKIREKRYRILIDPANSVGGITTPILARELGCKVFTVNGNLDPLFSARMPEPTFESLAETARISKELNVDLTVAHDGDADRAIFIDSKGRIQWGDRSGTLLSYWASVKAPNLPKRVFTAVSSSSLVEEYLSKFNIQVKWIKVGSVDIAYALFREGGVAGFEENGGFMFPPHQGVRDGGMAFALMLDMMASENESSSSLFDRLPTYHLIKTKVKITDKTDAQNIYHELIEKYGKSRNVITIDGVKVIDKDFWFLVRKSGTEPIIRILVEAKDENYAKELAKELEKIVGSLV, encoded by the coding sequence ATGGGGAAGCTATTCGGTACAGATGGAGTAAGAGGAGTTACGAATAGAGAATTAACATTAGAACAAGCTTTAAGACTTAGTAAGGCAATTGGAACATACTTTGGTAAGGGTTCCAGAATTTTGGTCGGAAGAGATGTAAGAGCTGGTGGAGATATGATAATGAAGGTAGTAGAAGGAGGGCTGCTGAGTACCGGTGTAGTGGTTTATGATGGAGGTATGGCTCCCACACCTACTCTTCAATACGCTGTGAAGACTTTGGGATACGATGGGGGTGTTGTAGTTACTGCTAGCCATAATCCACCTGAATATAATGGTATAAAAGTTGTTTCTCCTCATGGTATAGAAATATCTAGGGAGGAAGAAAATAAAATTGAAGATATATATTTTAATGATACATTTAATTCTGTAGAATGGAATCAATTAATTAATGATGTTAGGAGAGAAGAAAAAGTAATTGATGTGTACATAAAGGGTATATTGTCTCATGTAGATGTTAATAAGATAAGAGAAAAGAGATATAGAATTCTTATCGACCCTGCTAATAGTGTAGGAGGTATAACAACTCCCATATTGGCTAGAGAATTAGGCTGTAAAGTATTCACGGTTAACGGTAATTTAGATCCTTTATTCTCTGCTAGGATGCCAGAACCCACTTTTGAGAGTTTAGCTGAAACAGCTAGAATTTCTAAAGAGTTAAACGTTGATTTAACTGTTGCTCATGATGGAGACGCAGATAGGGCGATATTTATAGATTCAAAAGGGAGGATACAGTGGGGCGATAGAAGTGGTACACTATTGTCATATTGGGCTTCTGTGAAAGCTCCAAATTTGCCTAAAAGGGTTTTTACTGCCGTTTCAAGCTCTAGCTTAGTTGAGGAATATTTAAGTAAGTTTAACATACAAGTTAAGTGGATAAAGGTAGGAAGTGTGGATATTGCATACGCCTTATTTAGGGAAGGTGGAGTAGCTGGGTTTGAAGAAAATGGGGGTTTTATGTTTCCGCCCCATCAAGGGGTGAGAGATGGAGGGATGGCTTTCGCATTAATGTTAGATATGATGGCATCTGAGAATGAATCTTCATCTTCGCTGTTTGATAGGTTACCTACATATCATTTAATCAAAACCAAGGTAAAAATTACTGATAAAACTGATGCTCAAAATATATATCATGAACTAATAGAAAAATATGGGAAATCAAGAAACGTAATAACTATTGATGGTGTAAAAGTGATTGATAAGGACTTTTGGTTCTTGGTTAGAAAGAGTGGAACTGAACCAATAATAAGGATATTAGTAGAGGCTAAAGATGAGAATTATGCAAAAGAATTAGCAAAAGAATTGGAGAAAATAGTAGGGTCTCT